The window CCGTTGTGGCTGCTGGTCCAGGCAGCTCAGCCTCCGGAGTGGGCCCTGGACCCTGCCCAGCTGACCTCCGACCCCCTGGAGGCGGCTGAGCCCTGGTCTTCGCGCTCCTCTGATCCCCCGCCCGAATTGCCCCAGGCACTTACACCCCCAGccgagcggggggggggggggggggctttaatTACCTGGTGTCCTCTGCTCCAGCCCAGATGCTGGCCCCGCCTAAGGAGTTGACCGAGACTTTGGTTCCATTCCTGGACACGGATTCGGTTGGAGAACTACCCCCAGGGCCAGGTGAGGATCTGAATGACCAGCTAACCCAGCATCAAAGGCTCCCAGAGGTGGTTCCAATGCCAGGTTGGGATCAGAATCAGACCATAGCTCCGCCTCCTCAACTCAAAAGTAAGACTAAAACTGTAGGTTTAGATCAGGCCGAAGATCACCAATCATTTGAAATGCTTGTTCCATCTCTGGATAGTCAGAGTTCAAAGCCAACAAAGTTGATTGTTTCATCCCTAAACCTGAAGGAAGATCTAGCTCAGCATCGAAGGCTTGCCAAAGTTGTTGGCATTCCAAACCAATTTGCAAATAAAGAGCACCTACAACAACAGCTGCAGGATGATTATTTAGATTCCAATATGGGTCTCCTATATCCTGAGGAGAACCTACCTATGGGTTTCCCAGGGGGACCAGATCAACTTCCAAACTTCTCTGAGGAGGCTGAAATTCCTCCACCCTTGCAGAAGACCCCAAATCATCTAGAGTCCCCTGAGGAAGCTGAATCTTTTTTGCCCCAAGGGGAGGCTCAGGCTCAGCATCCAGAGCCCCCTGAAGAGACAGAAACATCTCTACTTGAGCAGAAGGCTCCATCTCGGCGTCCAGAGTCCCTTAAGGATGGAAATTCAGCAAACCCACAAGAGGCCCCAGCTGAGCCTTCAAGTACCCCTGAAGAGGTCGAACCTTCTTCAGTCCAGCAGGAGGCCTCAGCTCACCCTACAGAGGCCCCCGAGGAAGTGGAACCTTCTCCGACCCCCCAGGAGGCCCCTGCTCAGCCTCCAGAGCCATCTAAGGACATCATATCTCAACTGTTAGCACATCATGAAGTAAATGTGCTATCTCCAAGTCAGAGTGAAGCTCAGAAGCCAAGCTTCCCCAATGTCACTGTTAAACCTCTGGATCTTACCATAACTCTAACTCAGCCTGCGGAGCACCCTGAGGAGGCTGGACCTACCCCAGTCCAGCAGGAGGCCCCCGCTCAGCCTGCAGAGCGCCTCGAGGAGGTTGAACCTACCCCAGTCCAGCAGGAGGCCCCAACTCTAGTTCCAGAGTTCCCTATCGAGTATTTAACTCAACTTGCAATAAGTGATGAGGTGACATCTCTACCTCTAGGTCACTATCCAGATTATTTAATGTTTCCCAGGGTTATAGGTAAGCCTTTAGATGTGGAATTTACCACAACTGCAGGGCCTGATAAAGGTGTTGAATCTTCTATAGCCCAGCAAGAGGCCCCACCTCAGCCTCTTGAACATACTGAGGAAGCAGAACTTTCTCTAACCCAGCAAGAGACCTCGGGTAAGCCTCCAGAGGAGGTTGAGCCTTCAAGTGAGCAGGAGACCCCAGGTCAGCCTTCCGAGCCTCCTGGGGTGGTTGATCCTTCTCTAAGGCAGCAGGAGACCCCAGCTCAGCCTTCAGTGCCTCCTGAGGAACGTAAGCCTTCTCTAAGCAAACAGGAACCCCCAGCTCAGCTTCCAGGCCCTTTTGGAGAAGCTGAACTTTCTCCAACCCAGGAGGAGGCCTCAGCTCAGCTTGCAGAGCTCCTTAATGAGGCAGAATCTTCAACCCAGCAGGAGACTCCAGCTCAGTCTCCAGGGGAGATAGAATCTTCTGCAACCCTGCAAGAGCAACCAGCTCAGCCTCCAGAGCTGCCTTCCAGGAAGGTGGAACCTTCTCCAACCCAGCAGGAGCACCCAGCTCAACCTCTATGGCATCATAAGATGACAGTTTCACCTCCAGGTCACTACCATGATCAACATTTAAACCTGCCCAATGTCAGTTTGAAACCTCCAGATGTGCAGCTTACCATGACTGCAGAACCCACTACAGAGGTGGGACCTTCTCCAGTTCAGCATGAGACTATAGCTCAGCCCTCAGTGCCTCTTAATGTGGAACCTTTTGAAACCCAGCATGAAGCCCCAACTCTGCCTCCACAGTCCCCTGAGGTTGAATCTTTGCCAGTTCAACAGGAGACTCCAGCGCAATCTCCAGAATCTACCACACAGGAGAAACTTCCAACACAGCAGGAGACCCCAGTTCAGTATCCAGAATATCCTGGAGAAGTTGAACCTTCTACAACCCAGCAGGAGGCCCTAGCTCAGCAATCACAGGCCCCTGAGGAGGGTGAATCACCCTCAACCCAGGAGAAGGCCCCGACTCAGCTTCCAGAGGCCCAGGAAGAGGGTGAACCTTCCCCTCTCCAGGAGGAGGGCCAGGGTCAGCACCCACAGGCCTCCAAGGGGAGTGAACCACCTACAACCCAAGAGGAGTCCCCAGCTCAGCATCCACAGACCCCTGAGGAGGTTGAACCTTCTTCAACCCAGCAGGAGGCTCCAGCTCAGTATCCTCAGGCATCAGAGGAGGGTGAGCCTTTTCCAACCCAACCAGAGACCCCAACTCAGTATCCAGAGCCCCTTGAGGGGACTGAACCTTCTCCAGCCCAGTCAGAGGCCACAACTCAGCATCCAAATCCCCTTGGGGAAGTTAAACCTGCAACCTATCAGGAGGCCCCAAGTCAGCATCCACAGACCTCTGAGGAAATTAACCCTTCTGCCACTCAACAGGAAGCCACAGCTCAACATCCAGAGCCTTCTGGTGAGGTTGA of the Neofelis nebulosa isolate mNeoNeb1 chromosome 16, mNeoNeb1.pri, whole genome shotgun sequence genome contains:
- the LOC131498190 gene encoding leucine-rich repeat-containing protein 37A3-like, with product MGLLYPEENLPMGFPGGPDQLPNFSEEAEIPPPLQKTPNHLESPEEAESFLPQGEAQAQHPEPPEETETSLLEQKAPSRRPESLKDGNSANPQEAPAEPSSTPEEVEPSSVQQEASAHPTEAPEEVEPSPTPQEAPAQPPEPSKDIISQLLAHHEVNVLSPSQSEAQKPSFPNVTVKPLDLTITLTQPAEHPEEAGPTPVQQEAPAQPAERLEEVEPTPVQQEAPTLVPEFPIEYLTQLAISDEVTSLPLGHYPDYLMFPRVIGKPLDVEFTTTAGPDKGVESSIAQQEAPPQPLEHTEEAELSLTQQETSGKPPEEVEPSSEQETPGQPSEPPGVVDPSLRQQETPAQPSVPPEERKPSLSKQEPPAQLPGPFGEAELSPTQEEASAQLAELLNEAESSTQQETPAQSPGEIESSATLQEQPAQPPELPSRKVEPSPTQQEHPAQPLWHHKMTVSPPGHYHDQHLNLPNVSLKPPDVQLTMTAEPTTEVGPSPVQHETIAQPSVPLNVEPFETQHEAPTLPPQSPEVESLPVQQETPAQSPESTTQEKLPTQQETPVQYPEYPGEVEPSTTQQEALAQQSQAPEEGESPSTQEKAPTQLPEAQEEGEPSPLQEEGQGQHPQASKGSEPPTTQEESPAQHPQTPEEVEPSSTQQEAPAQYPQASEEGEPFPTQPETPTQYPEPLEGTEPSPAQSEATTQHPNPLGEVKPATYQEAPSQHPQTSEEINPSATQQEATAQHPEPSGEVEPSPTQQEAPAHSPEHQVVTVFPQGQNQAQLLLLPNVTVKPVDSSVTMTSESTNEVEASPLREEASAQSGVSPEQLELSPTQQEVPHQYPAPPENVESSPVQHEVSTPPEDFPEETELSPSQQESSALPQVPVASIEPSPIQQEVPAQQPKPNEGIESFPVQYEHPAQPPGSSTDVVAQSPVQHEVTFSPPGPGEYQHPVLPNITGKPVDLRIFISPQAT